One stretch of Tepiditoga spiralis DNA includes these proteins:
- a CDS encoding sensor histidine kinase, translated as MKKWIIFVLIFMIFFYVLFVYLYEKNSIDENNKMVKQYANTLELSLWAIDDESIKKIVDTIISSKKVSYIKIYDESTNIIYKKQKKVNKIPFITREKNFITSINHNDVFLGKIEVTYINTNNLIYLYVFLLLLLFYFIIHLNFKFFQNNLKLKFEIKKRIKIENELQKTYKDLNIAYNNLKVAQSQLIETEKMAALGNLVAGVAHEINTPVGISLTAVSLIKEKSKEIKSEYASNKIKKSEFEEFLNIIAESSLIAESNLNKAAKLVKSFKNVAVDRMSEEKRRFNLKSYIEDVLLSLHTKYKHKNIKINIDIDDKIFINSYPGLFSQIITNFVINSILHGFEKRNSGVINIFAERKGNKLKLIYEDNGIGIKKENMKKIFEPFYTTKRGKGGSGLGLNIVYNIVTQKFNGNITCESNNGTKFIIFIPLGAEKND; from the coding sequence ATGAAAAAATGGATTATATTCGTTTTAATTTTTATGATTTTTTTTTATGTTTTATTTGTTTATTTATATGAAAAAAATTCAATAGATGAAAATAATAAAATGGTAAAACAATATGCAAATACTTTAGAACTTTCATTATGGGCTATTGATGATGAAAGCATAAAAAAAATAGTTGATACAATAATAAGTTCAAAAAAAGTTTCTTACATTAAAATATATGATGAATCAACTAATATAATTTATAAAAAACAAAAAAAAGTAAATAAAATTCCATTTATAACAAGAGAAAAAAATTTTATAACCTCAATAAACCACAATGATGTTTTTTTAGGAAAAATAGAAGTAACCTACATTAATACAAATAATTTAATTTATTTATATGTTTTTTTATTATTGTTATTGTTTTATTTTATTATACACTTAAACTTTAAATTTTTCCAAAATAACTTGAAACTTAAATTTGAAATAAAAAAAAGAATAAAAATTGAAAATGAACTTCAAAAAACATATAAAGATTTAAATATAGCTTATAATAATTTAAAAGTAGCCCAGTCACAATTAATTGAAACTGAAAAAATGGCAGCTTTAGGTAATCTTGTTGCTGGAGTAGCCCATGAAATAAATACACCAGTTGGAATTTCACTTACTGCAGTTAGTTTAATAAAAGAAAAGAGTAAAGAAATAAAAAGTGAATATGCTAGTAATAAAATAAAAAAATCTGAGTTTGAAGAATTTTTGAACATAATAGCAGAATCTTCTTTAATAGCAGAATCTAATTTAAATAAGGCAGCTAAATTAGTAAAAAGTTTTAAAAATGTTGCCGTTGATAGGATGAGTGAAGAAAAGAGAAGATTCAATTTAAAATCTTATATTGAAGATGTTCTTTTAAGTTTACATACAAAGTATAAACATAAAAATATAAAAATTAATATTGATATTGATGATAAAATTTTTATTAATAGTTATCCAGGATTGTTTTCTCAAATTATAACTAATTTTGTTATTAATTCAATATTACATGGATTTGAAAAAAGAAATAGTGGAGTTATTAATATCTTTGCGGAAAGAAAAGGCAATAAATTAAAGCTTATTTATGAAGATAATGGAATTGGAATAAAAAAAGAGAATATGAAGAAAATATTTGAACCATTTTATACTACTAAAAGAGGAAAAGGTGGAAGTGGATTAGGTTTGAATATTGTCTATAATATTGTTACTCAAAAATTTAATGGTAATATTACTTGTGAAAGTAATAATGGAACAAAGTTTATAATTTTTATACCGTTGGGAGCTGAAAAAAATGACTGA
- the hslO gene encoding Hsp33 family molecular chaperone HslO — protein MGKVYQTSVYNGRVRLVALDTTDIVKYLQKIHDLSPLSSVVLGRVATASLLLGSYMSENEKVTVVFNGDGPAGSVAAESGSDFKVRAYIDNKHLNTFINEKGKFDVAKAIGKGMLYVTRDLRLREPVTSNIEIISGEIAEDIAMYLNHSEQVPSAVSLGVLTDKDGIKSAGGFMLQILDQTLEEEKIKKIENIFLSLPSISTYIAENNKLEYLLDAFGEKDYLNVYESKFECSCNKEITSKALLHLNVEELEELKEKGQAEVTCNWCSKRYIFNKEEIQKIISEKLEG, from the coding sequence ATGGGAAAAGTATATCAAACTTCGGTTTACAATGGAAGAGTTAGATTAGTTGCACTTGATACAACAGATATTGTTAAATATCTACAAAAAATTCATGATCTTTCACCATTATCCTCTGTGGTTTTAGGAAGAGTAGCAACTGCTTCATTACTTTTAGGAAGTTATATGAGTGAAAATGAAAAAGTAACAGTTGTTTTTAATGGTGATGGGCCAGCAGGAAGTGTTGCGGCTGAATCTGGTTCTGATTTTAAGGTAAGAGCTTATATTGATAATAAACATTTAAATACTTTTATTAATGAAAAAGGAAAATTTGATGTAGCAAAAGCTATAGGTAAAGGAATGTTATATGTAACTAGAGATTTAAGGTTACGTGAACCAGTAACTTCAAATATTGAAATTATAAGTGGTGAAATTGCCGAAGATATAGCAATGTATTTAAATCATTCAGAACAAGTTCCATCTGCAGTATCTTTGGGAGTTTTAACGGATAAAGATGGAATAAAGTCAGCGGGTGGTTTTATGTTACAAATACTTGATCAAACATTAGAAGAAGAAAAAATTAAAAAAATAGAAAATATTTTCTTATCTTTACCATCAATTTCAACTTATATAGCTGAAAATAATAAATTAGAGTATTTATTAGATGCTTTTGGTGAAAAAGATTATTTAAATGTATATGAATCAAAATTTGAATGTTCATGTAATAAAGAAATAACTTCTAAAGCTTTATTACATTTGAATGTAGAAGAATTAGAAGAATTAAAAGAAAAAGGACAAGCAGAGGTTACTTGTAATTGGTGTTCAAAAAGATATATCTTTAATAAGGAAGAAATTCAAAAAATAATCTCGGAAAAATTGGAGGGATAA
- a CDS encoding HD domain-containing protein yields the protein MEKLYYKVSRDPIQSEIFLYPLEIVISDTQAMQRLRYLSQLAGAEYVYPSATHTRFSHSLGVMHLSGVYSQHIYPENHSKFRILRLAGLLHDIGHGPYSHQFDDAVYKKMGYKDGHDEYREKILKTKLIEEIIEEYKNLNDPRTKNDFFKDLALTINKEVNEENLKESIEQLINMVLEVYEGEYTGSIDFNIVQGPLGADRLDFVLRDSYYAGTRHFGTGAVDRLIRNTEIFEDGKICYSIKVIDDIYSSLFARFMMYKNVYFHKTSRAADQMLQEILKYAYDILHLKERVENLDTFITLTDEKIINEIELIYDILYGENLMSLPVSPEWVENSEKIANAHNLINRLKKRDLWKIIVEIPFSMTGVDPSVVSVSVAQNILNKIKENLQNKMKEDIKKEDKEEITYILNNFDYLFKIDTPYKLSVVHPSEFLASDVFIKDTNGDILGFDEVYERYPALKLLESNLIQIVRIYIKEDKRELLKKYNIVPQFSNTKTTTRW from the coding sequence ATGGAAAAACTTTATTATAAGGTTTCTCGTGATCCGATACAATCAGAAATATTTTTATATCCTTTAGAAATTGTGATATCTGATACTCAAGCAATGCAAAGATTAAGGTATTTGAGTCAGCTTGCTGGTGCAGAGTATGTTTATCCAAGTGCTACTCATACGAGATTTTCGCATTCTTTGGGAGTTATGCATTTATCTGGAGTATATTCTCAACATATATATCCAGAAAATCATTCAAAATTTAGAATTCTAAGATTGGCAGGATTACTTCATGATATAGGTCATGGCCCATACTCACATCAATTTGATGATGCAGTTTATAAAAAAATGGGTTATAAAGATGGTCATGACGAATATAGAGAAAAGATATTAAAAACAAAATTAATTGAAGAAATAATAGAAGAGTATAAAAATTTAAATGATCCAAGAACAAAAAATGATTTCTTTAAAGATTTAGCTTTAACTATAAACAAAGAAGTTAATGAAGAAAATCTTAAAGAATCTATTGAACAATTAATAAACATGGTACTTGAAGTATATGAAGGAGAATACACAGGAAGTATAGATTTTAATATAGTTCAAGGACCTTTAGGTGCTGATAGACTTGATTTTGTTTTGAGAGATTCTTATTATGCGGGAACAAGACATTTTGGAACGGGTGCAGTAGATAGATTAATAAGAAACACAGAAATTTTTGAAGATGGAAAAATATGTTATTCAATAAAGGTAATAGATGATATATATTCTTCATTATTTGCAAGATTTATGATGTATAAAAATGTTTATTTTCATAAAACTTCAAGAGCAGCAGATCAAATGCTTCAAGAAATATTAAAATATGCTTATGATATATTACATTTAAAAGAAAGAGTGGAAAATTTAGATACTTTTATTACGCTTACAGATGAAAAAATAATTAATGAAATAGAATTAATTTATGATATATTGTATGGAGAAAATTTGATGTCTTTACCAGTATCTCCAGAATGGGTTGAAAATAGTGAAAAAATTGCAAATGCACACAATCTTATCAATAGATTAAAAAAGAGAGATTTATGGAAGATTATTGTAGAAATTCCATTCTCAATGACAGGTGTTGATCCTTCGGTTGTGAGCGTTTCTGTAGCTCAAAATATTTTAAATAAAATAAAAGAGAATTTACAAAATAAAATGAAAGAAGATATAAAAAAAGAAGACAAAGAAGAAATTACATATATTTTAAATAATTTTGATTATTTGTTTAAAATAGATACACCTTATAAACTTTCAGTAGTACATCCAAGTGAATTTTTAGCAAGTGATGTATTTATTAAAGATACAAATGGAGATATACTTGGATTTGATGAAGTTTATGAAAGATATCCAGCATTAAAACTTCTTGAAAGTAATTTAATACAAATAGTAAGAATATATATAAAAGAAGATAAAAGAGAGTTATTAAAAAAATACAATATAGTACCTCAATTTTCTAATACTAAAACAACAACAAGGTGGTAA
- a CDS encoding rhomboid family intramembrane serine protease, with protein sequence MKKTLTNYMITMNIVVFILMIIFGGFSALWGTSSRALLLFGAQYGPLVSNGQWFRTITSMFVHGGLLHIFFNMYALFYFGNIVESVYGKHKYFAVYILSGVMGNLLTQLMMPNAVSVGASGAIFGLIGLLFGSGFRHDTPRMLKPMVGTALLPIIIINIFLGFTVSSINNLAHIGGLAAGFTFGWLTPVTFTKTSIKIWKYAYYAALGLIVAAYSLLIFFTIIMLI encoded by the coding sequence TTGAAAAAAACACTTACAAATTATATGATAACAATGAATATAGTAGTTTTTATATTGATGATTATTTTTGGAGGATTTAGTGCATTATGGGGAACAAGTAGTAGAGCTTTACTATTATTTGGTGCACAGTATGGGCCATTAGTTAGTAATGGCCAATGGTTTAGAACAATAACTTCAATGTTTGTTCATGGTGGATTATTACATATATTTTTTAATATGTATGCTCTTTTTTATTTTGGTAATATAGTTGAAAGTGTTTATGGAAAACATAAATATTTTGCAGTATATATTTTATCAGGTGTTATGGGAAATTTATTGACACAATTAATGATGCCTAATGCTGTATCAGTTGGAGCTTCTGGTGCGATTTTTGGTTTAATTGGACTGCTTTTTGGTTCTGGATTTAGACATGATACTCCAAGAATGTTAAAACCAATGGTAGGTACAGCTCTTTTACCAATAATTATAATAAATATTTTTTTAGGTTTTACAGTATCAAGTATAAATAATTTAGCGCATATAGGAGGTCTTGCTGCAGGATTTACATTTGGTTGGCTTACTCCTGTTACTTTTACAAAAACTTCGATAAAAATATGGAAATATGCATATTATGCTGCTTTGGGATTAATAGTGGCTGCATATTCTCTCTTGATATTTTTTACCATAATTATGTTAATATAA
- the ispD gene encoding 2-C-methyl-D-erythritol 4-phosphate cytidylyltransferase — MISTIIVAAGSGSRMNKSIPKQFLKIKNKSILEITTSIFENSELIDNIIIVANKKFFKKTELEVIKFKKVFKIIPGGKTRQESVFKGLKILKQLNPSIVLIHDVARPFISNILIKKLITKAKEKNSAIPILKENSTISLSTKNKIEKFLDRNQVYQHQTPQAFDFKKLFEAYTKFEKNLSDFTDDASIFFANKNEVYTIEGEKNNIKITTNEDLLFAKFLYDLKK; from the coding sequence ATGATAAGTACTATTATTGTAGCTGCAGGATCTGGTTCAAGAATGAATAAAAGTATACCTAAACAATTTTTAAAAATTAAAAACAAAAGTATTTTAGAAATAACAACAAGTATATTTGAAAATTCAGAATTAATAGACAACATAATAATAGTAGCCAATAAAAAATTTTTTAAAAAAACTGAATTAGAAGTTATTAAATTTAAAAAAGTATTTAAAATCATTCCTGGAGGAAAAACACGTCAAGAAAGTGTTTTTAAAGGCCTAAAAATTTTAAAACAATTAAATCCTTCAATTGTTTTAATTCACGATGTTGCAAGACCATTTATTTCAAATATATTAATCAAAAAATTAATAACAAAAGCCAAAGAAAAAAATAGTGCTATTCCTATTCTAAAAGAAAATTCAACTATTTCTCTTAGTACTAAAAATAAAATAGAAAAGTTTTTGGATAGGAATCAAGTATATCAACATCAAACACCTCAAGCTTTTGACTTCAAAAAACTTTTTGAAGCTTATACAAAATTTGAAAAAAATTTAAGTGATTTTACAGATGATGCTTCCATTTTTTTTGCAAATAAAAATGAGGTATACACTATTGAAGGAGAAAAAAATAATATAAAAATAACAACTAATGAAGATCTTTTATTTGCTAAGTTTTTATATGATTTAAAAAAATAA
- a CDS encoding DUF3369 domain-containing protein gives MNDNLIFSDEDDFPKLEEKPWKILIADDDHSIHAMTKLVVNDIIFENKKIQCFSAYSGKETLDILNNNEDIALVLLDVIMEEEDTGLKVVKQIRENLKNKKVRIILRTGQPGQAPEKMVVSKYDINDYKTKTELTVQKMYTTIIAALRAYKELEIIENSKKALCGVIEASIRLFESKSIKNFASELLKELSYLLEINKGIIINTSGMVFENNEDNYEILACSGEYEKNNVLEIKKLEDEVKEKIKMALKNNKSYFYDNEYIGYFKTETGKINLVYLNSESEFSELDKKAIEIFSRSVAVGYDNIYYNQKIIKEQKEKINKLNEYIEKNIKKSL, from the coding sequence ATGAATGATAATTTAATTTTTTCTGATGAAGATGATTTTCCAAAACTTGAAGAAAAACCATGGAAAATTTTAATAGCAGATGATGATCACTCAATTCATGCAATGACTAAATTAGTGGTTAATGATATCATTTTTGAAAATAAAAAAATACAATGTTTTAGTGCTTATAGTGGAAAAGAAACTTTAGATATTTTAAATAATAATGAAGATATAGCCCTTGTTCTTCTTGATGTTATTATGGAAGAAGAAGATACAGGATTAAAAGTAGTAAAACAAATTAGAGAAAATTTAAAAAATAAAAAAGTAAGAATTATTTTAAGAACTGGACAACCAGGTCAAGCACCAGAAAAAATGGTTGTTTCAAAGTATGATATAAATGATTATAAAACAAAAACAGAGTTAACTGTTCAAAAAATGTATACTACTATAATAGCTGCATTAAGAGCTTATAAAGAACTTGAAATAATAGAAAATAGTAAAAAAGCTTTATGTGGAGTTATAGAAGCTTCAATTAGACTTTTTGAATCAAAATCAATAAAAAATTTTGCATCAGAACTTTTAAAAGAATTATCATATCTTTTAGAAATAAATAAAGGTATTATAATAAATACGTCTGGTATGGTTTTTGAAAACAATGAAGATAATTATGAAATTTTGGCTTGTAGTGGAGAATATGAAAAAAATAATGTGTTAGAAATTAAAAAATTAGAAGATGAAGTAAAAGAAAAAATAAAAATGGCATTAAAAAATAATAAAAGTTATTTTTATGATAACGAATATATTGGATATTTTAAAACAGAAACGGGTAAAATTAATTTAGTTTATTTAAATAGTGAATCAGAATTTTCTGAATTAGATAAAAAGGCAATAGAAATATTTTCTAGAAGCGTTGCAGTTGGATATGACAATATTTATTATAATCAAAAAATTATTAAAGAACAAAAAGAAAAAATAAATAAATTAAATGAATATATAGAAAAAAATATAAAAAAGAGCTTATAA
- a CDS encoding ROK family protein codes for MRIAGIDLGGTEIKAGLVNESGILKKVSTSTEVEKGSEKIVENIVKTIKMLGEKVEAIGIGSPGSIDRKNGIVRYSPNFPQWHDFELGKKVYELTGKKVFIENDANAFTLGEWYYGNAKGCNDFICLTFGTGVGSGVVINKKMLFGKDGIGAELGHIIVSSDGPMCGCGNRGCLESYASAKSVARMAKELVLKHNNSSLLNRVKDINEIESKHVFEEAKNGDFISKYVVEKITDLIAKAISGYIHIFNPEKIILGGGMSKAGNELLNPIIEKTDMYVMKSFKNTYKIELSNLVEDAGILGAASCAIYGMEE; via the coding sequence ATGAGAATTGCAGGAATAGACTTAGGAGGTACAGAAATAAAGGCGGGACTTGTTAATGAAAGTGGAATATTAAAGAAAGTAAGTACTTCAACGGAAGTTGAAAAAGGATCAGAAAAAATAGTTGAAAATATAGTTAAAACTATAAAAATGTTGGGTGAAAAAGTAGAAGCAATAGGTATAGGTTCTCCGGGTTCAATAGACAGAAAAAATGGAATTGTAAGATATTCACCAAATTTTCCACAGTGGCATGATTTTGAACTGGGTAAAAAAGTATATGAATTAACTGGTAAAAAAGTTTTTATTGAAAATGATGCTAATGCATTTACTTTAGGGGAATGGTATTATGGAAATGCAAAAGGGTGTAATGATTTTATTTGTTTAACTTTTGGAACAGGTGTTGGAAGTGGTGTTGTAATTAATAAAAAAATGTTATTTGGAAAGGATGGTATAGGAGCAGAGCTTGGTCATATAATAGTTTCATCTGATGGGCCAATGTGTGGTTGTGGAAATAGAGGATGTTTAGAATCATATGCTTCTGCTAAATCAGTTGCAAGAATGGCAAAAGAACTTGTACTTAAACATAATAATTCTTCTTTACTAAATAGAGTAAAAGATATAAACGAAATAGAATCAAAACACGTTTTTGAAGAAGCAAAAAATGGAGACTTTATTTCAAAATATGTTGTGGAGAAAATAACAGACTTAATTGCAAAAGCTATTTCTGGATATATACATATTTTTAATCCTGAAAAAATAATATTAGGTGGAGGTATGAGTAAAGCTGGTAATGAATTATTAAATCCAATTATTGAAAAAACTGATATGTATGTTATGAAAAGTTTTAAAAATACATATAAAATAGAACTTTCTAATTTAGTTGAAGATGCAGGAATATTAGGAGCAGCTTCTTGTGCAATATATGGAATGGAGGAATAA
- a CDS encoding HD domain-containing phosphohydrolase, with the protein MTDFLKIEDDIKNEVVNTNKYWKVLIIDDDEDVHTITKMVLKDLKFENKKLKFLDAYSNAEARKILLDNDDIAVALIDVVMEKENSGLELIKFIRETLKNKYIRLLIRTGQPGEAPEERIIQEYDINDYKEKTELTSKKLYTTMIASIRAYKDIMDINYNKIGFENIINSTKLIFEENKINDFIKVVFKEMNKILCIKDKNCFKDNNGFSAIRLDNNYILIEVIGEFKSYLGKPYTFIEDKKVIEVFENMKKNLYIYENKIFFKLNYEYRDSFVFYIEYCFPLKEIDKKFIEMYYSEVVALFNNLNLVLEIEETQKEIIYTLGEVVEGRSNETGYHVRRVAEYSKILALGCGLSEEEANKIKMAAPMHDVGKVAIPDKILLKPGKLNEEEFKIMKTHAQLGYELLKKSKRNILQISATIAHEHHERWDGSGYPLGLKGEEISIYGRIVSIVDVFDALISDRVYRKAMDLETAKKIIRDGSGKNFDPKLVEIFFNNFDKILKIKGSFKD; encoded by the coding sequence ATGACTGATTTTTTAAAAATTGAAGATGATATAAAAAACGAGGTTGTAAATACAAATAAGTATTGGAAAGTTTTAATAATAGATGATGATGAAGATGTACATACTATAACTAAAATGGTTTTAAAAGATTTGAAATTTGAAAACAAGAAACTAAAATTTTTAGATGCTTACTCTAATGCAGAAGCAAGAAAAATTCTTTTAGATAATGATGATATAGCTGTAGCATTAATAGATGTTGTTATGGAAAAAGAAAATTCAGGATTAGAATTAATAAAGTTTATTAGAGAAACTTTGAAAAATAAATATATTAGATTATTAATTAGAACGGGGCAACCTGGTGAAGCTCCTGAAGAACGTATTATACAAGAATATGATATAAATGATTATAAAGAAAAAACAGAATTAACTTCAAAAAAACTATATACTACTATGATTGCTTCTATAAGAGCTTATAAAGATATTATGGATATAAATTATAATAAAATAGGATTTGAAAATATTATAAATTCTACAAAATTAATATTTGAAGAGAATAAAATAAATGATTTTATAAAAGTTGTTTTTAAAGAAATGAATAAAATACTTTGTATAAAAGATAAAAATTGTTTTAAAGATAATAATGGTTTTTCAGCAATAAGATTAGACAATAATTATATATTAATTGAAGTTATAGGAGAATTTAAAAGTTATTTAGGGAAACCATATACTTTTATTGAAGATAAAAAAGTTATAGAAGTTTTTGAAAATATGAAAAAGAATTTATATATTTATGAAAATAAAATATTTTTTAAATTAAACTATGAATATAGAGATAGTTTTGTTTTTTATATAGAATATTGTTTTCCACTTAAAGAAATTGATAAAAAATTTATTGAAATGTATTATTCTGAAGTAGTAGCTTTATTTAATAATTTAAATCTTGTTCTTGAAATTGAAGAAACACAAAAAGAAATAATATATACTCTGGGTGAAGTTGTTGAAGGAAGATCAAATGAAACGGGGTATCACGTTAGAAGAGTTGCAGAATATTCAAAAATTTTAGCTTTAGGGTGTGGATTAAGTGAAGAAGAGGCAAATAAAATAAAAATGGCAGCACCTATGCATGATGTAGGAAAGGTTGCGATTCCAGATAAAATCCTTTTAAAACCGGGGAAATTAAATGAAGAAGAGTTTAAAATTATGAAAACACATGCTCAACTTGGTTATGAATTATTGAAAAAAAGTAAAAGGAATATTTTGCAAATTTCAGCAACAATAGCACATGAACATCATGAAAGGTGGGATGGAAGTGGTTATCCTTTAGGTTTAAAAGGAGAAGAGATTAGTATATATGGAAGAATTGTTTCAATAGTAGATGTTTTTGATGCTTTGATTTCAGATAGAGTGTATAGAAAGGCAATGGATTTAGAAACAGCAAAAAAAATAATAAGAGATGGAAGTGGGAAAAATTTTGATCCTAAGTTAGTTGAAATATTTTTTAATAATTTTGATAAAATATTAAAAATAAAGGGGAGTTTTAAAGACTAA
- a CDS encoding Lon protease family protein — protein MRLSIEDIEIKIPDVSFDNTSEIDINSYEDCVIQENAYDIVNMALKIKEKNSNIFVVGPVGTGRRDMIKNLLTKISLKEKIPPDIAYSYNFENPKKPKMLKFPHGKAKEFKKKLEFLVESSFQALKNGMQSNEYLEKMTELEKEYMDKRKQLWTELKEKAKELNYVIEFTNGGIVSLPIIDGKKISSEEYEKLSKEKQKEFEENSPKLRILIENVMNKIATLDKKYREQLKNMQKYWASFSINKIFENIEKEYEKYSDIIDYLKSLKNDISINFVEITSDNDDVIKYFKKKYSINIVIDNYYLQGSPVVEELSPTYSSLIGRVEYYSNMGALQTDFSMIKSGSFYKANGGYLILDAEKVLRKPFVWDAIKRTLLLEQIKIENVESAEGYSNIQTLEPEPLSFNSKIILIGEEWIYDMLSVYDNDFKKFFTIKAQFEYENKIDEFSINKFSTFVAKVVKEKNIQHLTKKAVIELLKYSCRINSNNKKFSLKYGDIKNLIIEATYFAEKYDHRPYTNSEDIKEAIKHREKMFSFHKKHFFEMIKDNIYKLDVQGEKIGQLNGLTVIQTVDYTFGHPVKITAKFYKSDGERIIDIHRATEMSGKIHKKSTFIFENFFKSKFSNFLENGFTASLNFEQVYSMIDGDSATLAETIALMSAIGNIPIKQNIAITGSMNQNGEVQPVGGLIQKIEGFYDICKILGFNGNQGVIIPYQNINDLVLKEELMKDLEDEKFKIWTIKHIDEAVEILSGLKPGKETKTKKFTKNSFYYNVTEGLKQLSSKSTNKNKSQKKK, from the coding sequence ATGAGATTAAGTATTGAAGATATAGAAATAAAAATTCCAGATGTTTCTTTTGATAACACATCAGAAATAGACATAAATTCATATGAAGATTGTGTTATACAAGAAAACGCTTATGATATTGTGAATATGGCACTTAAAATCAAAGAAAAAAATAGTAATATATTTGTTGTTGGACCAGTTGGAACAGGAAGACGTGATATGATAAAAAATCTTTTAACTAAAATATCTTTAAAAGAAAAAATCCCTCCAGATATTGCTTATTCCTATAACTTTGAAAACCCCAAAAAGCCTAAAATGCTAAAATTTCCTCATGGAAAAGCAAAAGAATTTAAAAAAAAGTTAGAATTTTTAGTAGAATCTTCTTTTCAAGCTTTAAAAAATGGTATGCAAAGCAATGAATATCTTGAAAAAATGACAGAATTAGAAAAAGAATATATGGATAAAAGAAAACAATTATGGACAGAATTAAAAGAAAAAGCAAAAGAATTAAATTATGTTATTGAATTTACAAATGGTGGAATAGTATCCCTTCCAATTATTGATGGGAAAAAAATAAGTTCAGAAGAATATGAAAAACTTTCCAAAGAAAAGCAAAAAGAGTTTGAAGAAAATTCACCCAAATTAAGAATATTAATAGAAAATGTAATGAACAAAATTGCAACTTTAGATAAAAAATACAGAGAACAATTAAAAAATATGCAAAAATATTGGGCTTCATTTAGTATAAATAAAATTTTTGAAAATATAGAAAAAGAATATGAAAAATATTCAGATATAATAGATTATTTAAAATCTTTAAAAAATGATATATCTATAAATTTTGTAGAAATAACTTCAGATAATGATGATGTAATCAAATACTTCAAAAAAAAATATAGTATAAATATAGTTATTGATAACTATTATCTTCAAGGTTCTCCTGTTGTAGAAGAACTTAGTCCTACATACTCAAGCTTAATTGGAAGAGTTGAATATTATTCAAATATGGGAGCACTTCAAACTGATTTTAGTATGATTAAATCCGGAAGTTTTTACAAAGCAAATGGTGGTTATTTAATTCTAGATGCAGAAAAAGTTTTAAGAAAGCCATTTGTATGGGATGCAATAAAAAGAACTCTTTTACTCGAACAAATAAAAATTGAAAATGTTGAAAGTGCCGAAGGTTATTCTAATATTCAAACACTTGAACCAGAACCACTTTCATTTAATTCTAAAATAATATTAATTGGTGAAGAATGGATATATGATATGTTGAGTGTATATGATAATGATTTTAAAAAATTTTTTACAATAAAAGCTCAATTTGAATATGAAAATAAAATTGATGAATTTTCAATAAATAAATTTTCAACTTTTGTTGCAAAAGTTGTAAAAGAAAAAAACATACAACATTTGACAAAAAAAGCTGTAATAGAACTATTAAAATATTCATGTAGAATAAATTCTAATAATAAAAAGTTTTCATTAAAATATGGAGATATTAAAAATTTAATAATAGAAGCAACTTACTTTGCAGAAAAATATGATCATAGACCTTATACTAATTCAGAAGATATAAAAGAAGCTATAAAGCATCGAGAAAAAATGTTTTCATTTCATAAAAAACATTTTTTTGAAATGATAAAAGATAATATATACAAACTCGATGTTCAAGGAGAAAAAATAGGACAATTAAATGGATTAACTGTAATCCAAACGGTAGATTATACCTTTGGTCATCCAGTAAAAATAACTGCAAAATTTTATAAATCTGATGGTGAAAGAATAATTGATATCCATAGAGCAACTGAAATGAGTGGAAAAATTCATAAAAAATCAACATTCATTTTTGAAAACTTTTTTAAATCAAAATTTAGCAACTTCTTAGAAAATGGATTTACAGCATCATTAAATTTTGAACAAGTATATTCCATGATAGATGGAGATAGTGCTACGCTTGCTGAAACAATAGCTTTAATGTCTGCAATTGGTAATATTCCAATAAAACAAAATATCGCAATAACTGGATCTATGAATCAAAATGGTGAAGTCCAACCAGTTGGAGGATTAATTCAAAAAATAGAAGGATTTTATGATATTTGTAAAATATTAGGTTTTAATGGAAACCAAGGAGTAATTATTCCTTATCAAAACATAAATGATTTAGTATTGAAAGAAGAACTTATGAAAGACTTAGAAGATGAAAAATTTAAAATTTGGACAATAAAACATATTGATGAAGCAGTTGAAATTCTTTCAGGACTTAAACCTGGAAAAGAAACTAAAACCAAAAAATTTACTAAAAATTCTTTTTATTATAATGTAACTGAAGGACTTAAACAACTTTCCTCCAAATCAACAAATAAAAACAAATCTCAAAAAAAGAAATAA